Genomic window (Gelria sp. Kuro-4):
GGCTTTGGGCCCAGGCGATCTCTTCGCGGCTGGCAATGCCGCAATCCACGGTGAGAAGGAGCGTTACGCCCTGCGCGACAAGCTCTTCCAGGCCTGTCCTGCTCAAACCATACCCTTCCGCCAGGCGCTCCGGCAGGCGGTAGGAAACCTCCAGCCCCTGGTCGCGCAAAGCCGAGACCAGAAGGGCTGTACTGGTGATGCCATCGACATCGTAGTCGCCGAAAACTCCGATCCGTTCCCGGCGCTCGCGCGCCAGCTGCAGCCTGGCCAGCGCTGCATGCATGCTGCGGAAGGCGAAGGGAGAATGGAGGTCTTCAAGTTGCGGGGTAAGAAAGCGCCGGGCCGCCTCGACGTCGGCGTAGCCGCGCTGAATAAGCAGCGTCGCCAGGAGGCTGGAGATACCGAGCGAACGACTGAGTCTAGCGGCCCGGCCCGGGTGGCAACGCGGTGCCAGCTGCCAGCGCTTCACGCGGACGGGTTCCTTTCAGCAGCGTCGCCGGCTGCCGGCCCGTTCTCGCCCTGGGCCGGTGCCGTGAGCTTCGCCAACTCAGCTTCCAGCCGCTCGGCCCGCTGCGCGGCCTCCTTGAGCCGCCGCCCCTGCCGCAGCAGCCGTACGCTACCTAAAAGGAAAACCGCAACCGCCCCCAGGGCAGCTGCGCCCAGAATAATGAGCACCAGGGACATCTCAAACTGCCAGGTAAAAAAGCTCACGGCCACCGGCCCGGAGTTCTGGACGGCGAAAACGGCCACCAGCAGGGCGCAAAGCAGCGCCACCACCAAGATAAGCACGAAAAACCCTCCCCGCATACACACTCGGTGAGGGTGTTATTCGGCGCAGACAGCGCTTATTCCTGCTAGTAATTTCCTCACCTCTGCTGCACCAGTTCCTTGTGCACCAGGCGGGCGAGCGTACCAGGCTCCATTTCCTCGATGATGTGGAGGCGGCCGCCGGCACGGTGGCACAATTCCTCCAGGAAACGGCGGTTGGGGTCGAGCCCGATGCAGGTCAGCTCCAGCCTCAGCCGGGCCATTTCCCGGGCTACCTCCAAGGCATCCTGCGCCGGGTCGCCGGCGGCCAGGGGCACCGTTGGTATGCCGTCGGTGATCAGCACAATGAAAGGGCGCCGCACCCGGTTGCCGCGGACAAAGGCTATGGTTTCACGCAGGGCCTTGGCCAGAGGTGTAAGCCCGTACGCTTTGAGGGCAAGGAGCTGCCTTTCTATTGTTTCCAGGTGACCGGTAAAGCCGCCTGGTACTAAAACGTCCTGCTCCTGAAAGGGGATGACGGCCACTTTATCGCGCGTGGCCAAAACCAGGTGTTCCGCCAGAAAGCGGGCGGCCCGCAGGCGGTCCCCGGCCATGCTGGCGCTGCTGTCGAGGACCAGGACAATGCGGCGTTGCCGCCGGCGCTTGGGGGCGGTGTACACCAGGTCGGAGGAGGTAAACGCTCGGGGCCGCTCCCTGCCCTGGAGCCAGCGGCGGGCCGCCGCCAAGACCGTGGCCGGAAGATCCAGCTCCCGCGCCCCTCCCGGCTCCGGGGCAAGCGCCACCGGCCGCTGGGGCCGGGCGTTTCCCACTGCCTCCCTTCCCCCCGCCGGCGTTCGTCCCTTGTCTTCCCGGATCACACGGCGCAACAGTTGGCGAAAGTAGCTTTCCAGCTCGGGCAGGTGTTCCTCCAGAAAATCCGCCAGGCGCCTGCCTTCGGCTGTAAGCACCAGGCGCCCGCGTTCCCGCCGCACCAGGCGCCTTCCCTCCAGAGCGGCCAGGGTATGCTCCAAGTCACCCCAACGCCTGGCGTGCTGGGCGGCCGCCCCCGGTCCCCAGGGCAGGCTCCTTAAGAGCCGCAGCAGCTCCTGTGGCGGCAGGGTTTCGCGGGACAGGCCGAGAGCCTCCTCTACGCCTTCCAGTCCTTGCCTCTGGCGGCCCTGCTGTGGGGTTGTTCCATCGCCCCTCGGTTCCCGGTTTTCTTTGAGCAGGGAGTCGGTGGTACTGGCATACGGAGAAAGATCCGCCTTGGGCCCCGCCCCCTGGGGTGTCGCATCGACGACTATCCTTTCAATCTTGCGGATTTCCAGTCCCTCTTTTAGGATCGCCTGCTCCACCGCCGCCACCACCGGAACCAGCACGGGAAATGCCTCTTCTTCCAGCTGCGCGGCGATGTGCACATGGTTGGCGTGCGCCCGCCGCACCGATGCCTTGCGCCCATAGGCCAGGCTTCCCGAAAGGCGACCGCCACCCGTCCCGGTTTGCAGGTCCATGTGGTCGAGAAGGCGGACGGCCGCCTCCACCCCGGCCGAAGAAACAACCGCCGCTTTAACGGCGGCTGCAATCGCGCGGTGGTTCACCCTCCCGAGGGCGTGAAAGGTGTCCACATGGTAAACCGTGCCCGGCCTCCCCCGGCCATAAAAAACCTGCCCCGCGTCGGCCGCCAAGACCACTTTGACCTCTTGCGGCCGCTCCACCTCGATAACGTGAACGGAACGGCTGATCACCGTGCTCTCGCCCAGGCGCACCGCCGGGCCCTGCAGCGCTTGGGCCAGGAGCAGGCCCAGGGGCCGCCAGTCTTCTTTACTCTGTATCATTTGTGCTCCCGGCCTTCCCCTCAATGACCGTAACGGCTTCTTCTGTCTCCAGCTCCGTCAACGGCCGGGCCGGCCGGGGCGGGGCCACCAGCGGCAGGTCCAACGGGTTAGGAAAGCGCCCGCCGCCTTCTCCTCTTGGGCCACCGCCCTGCCCACCCCCTCCCGACCCGCGCCCTGCACCACGCGCGCCCAGGAGCTGCCGCCAGCGGTCCTGCAGCGACCACCACCAGCGCGGGCCCTGCTTCCACGTCCGTCTCAGCGCTTCCGCCGCCTGCGGCCGGGACTGCATTGGAGCGGCGCGCGTTGCGCGCCCTTTTTCCGCCAAGACCCCTGCCGCCTCTATCCCTTCTGACGCCGATGGTTGTTCAAGATAGGCCAGAACGGCACGGAGGTCCTCTGCCCGCGTGCGGTGCCTAAGCGCCGCCGCAGCCACCGCCGCCACATCGCACGCCTCCACCGCCCCGGCACCCCGCCAGGCGGCATGAAGGAGCGCTCCCAGCTTCAGCGCCTCCACCGCCCGCAGGCTTTCGAGGTGATGGCGCAGGTAAAGGTCGGCTAGTTGGGCGAGGATCCCCCCTTCCAGCGCCAGCCGGTCGAGCCGCGCTGCCCGGCCGGTCAGCCAGCGGGTCCGCTCTCCGTCCTGCCCTTCGGTTCTCCAGGGGGAGCTTGTTGTCAGCCCCGCGTTCAGAATCGCCAGGATTTCTTCCGGCCTCCCGGGACGCCCCATCTGTACGACAAAGTCGAAGCGATCGGACAGCTGGCGCCGGATGTCTGCCAGGGGCCCTGGGTCCTCATCGGGGTTTGAAGTGGCCCACACGCTCACCTGCAACGGCACGGCGACCGGCGGCAGGCCGTTTTCTTCTATCTGCACCCGCCCGGGCTTCGTGCCCATCACGTCTAAGAGAATGTCCGTCAGCTCCGGCGCCGTGTCAGCCAAGCGGTTGATTTCGTCCACGAAAACGACGCCGCGGTGCGCCTGGGGCAACGTCCCGGGCAGAAGCGCCGCTTCAGGGTGATCGGCGTCGGTCAGGCGTTTTAAGTCCAAGGTGCCTACCACCGTGCCGATTTTAGCGGCGTGGGAAATCTCGAGAAAGGGTGCCGGGATGGTTTCCGTCCCCAGCGCAGCGATTTCCTCCCGGCTCAAACCGGCATGCAAGGGACAGTGGGGAGCCAGTGGGTCACAGTTGTAGGGACAACCCCTGATTCGCGTCAAGGGCGGCAGGATGGCACGGGCCGCCCGCAGAATGGTCGTCTTTCCGGTACCGCGCAGGCCCTCGACATGCACGTGCACCGGCCACCCCCTGGCGAGCCCCAGAATGCTCAGCTCGGCAAAAAGGAAAAGCTCCTCGTTCCCGGCGTGGCGCACCAGAGAAGTATAAGTGTGCAACCGCAGCACCTCCCAGTTTGCCCCTCGTGGTCCTTGCAGCTAGTTTGTCCGGGGCATCCGGGCTTGATGCCTAAAAAGAAAGCGCCCGCTGAGGGCGCTTTTTCCGGTAAAGCGTTAGCTTCTGGCTGCGGCTGGGGTGCCATGGTCCAGCTCGCCCCGACGCCACAGGTACCAAATGGGTGAGGCTATAAAGATGGAAGAATAGGTTCCGCTGGTCAGCCCGATAAAGATGGCCAGCGCGAAGACCTTGGTTGTCTCGCCGCCGAAGAAGAGCAGCGCCAGCACCGTAAACAAGGTGGTCAGTGAGGTGTTGATGGAGCGCGTCAGGGTTTCGCGAATACTGGTATTCACCAGCTCGGCCAGGGGTTCCTTACGGCGCTTCTTGAGGTTCTCGCGAATGCGGTCGAACACCACGATGGTGTCGTTGATCGAGTAACCCACAATCGTAAGGATGGCTGCCACAAAGGTGCTGTCTATCTCCACCTGGAAAAGGGCGAAGAGCCCTACAGTAATCAAGACATCGTGGATCAGCGCCAGGATCCCGGCAACAGCAAACTTAAACTCAAACCGGAGCGTGATGTAGACCAGCATCAGGAGCGAGGCGATGGTCAGGGCCAAGAAGGCGTTGTTACGCAGCTCTTGGCTGACAACCGCCCCGACTTTTTCCACCCGCAGGATCTCGTAATTGCCGAGCTTCGTCTTCAAGCCCGTCAGCACATTTTGGCGTTCCTGGTCGCTGAGGTCGCGCGTACGAATCAGCGCGGTGTTGCCACCCGACAGCTGGACCCCGCTCTTTTGCAGGCCGTAATCCGCCAGGGCCGTCCGTATCTCGTTGGTGGTCGGCGTTTTTTCAAAGCGCAGCTGCAGCAAGGTACCGCCCTCGAAATCGATTCCCAGGTTCAACCCACGCAGGAAGAGGGCAGCCAGGCCAATCAGGATCACTAAAGCGGAAAGCGCAATCCATAGCTTACTGCGGCCCATAAAATCTATCCGCATCACATTCTCCCTCCCACTGCGCGCACGTCCATCGGCAGGCCGGTGCCGACCACCAGGCGCAGCATGTACCGGGTGACGATCACGGCGGTGATCATGCTGGCCACAATGCCCAGGCTCAGCGTGACGGCAAACCCGCGGATGGGACCTGTGC
Coding sequences:
- a CDS encoding lipopolysaccharide assembly LapA domain-containing protein, which codes for MLILVVALLCALLVAVFAVQNSGPVAVSFFTWQFEMSLVLIILGAAALGAVAVFLLGSVRLLRQGRRLKEAAQRAERLEAELAKLTAPAQGENGPAAGDAAERNPSA
- a CDS encoding VWA domain-containing protein; translation: MIQSKEDWRPLGLLLAQALQGPAVRLGESTVISRSVHVIEVERPQEVKVVLAADAGQVFYGRGRPGTVYHVDTFHALGRVNHRAIAAAVKAAVVSSAGVEAAVRLLDHMDLQTGTGGGRLSGSLAYGRKASVRRAHANHVHIAAQLEEEAFPVLVPVVAAVEQAILKEGLEIRKIERIVVDATPQGAGPKADLSPYASTTDSLLKENREPRGDGTTPQQGRQRQGLEGVEEALGLSRETLPPQELLRLLRSLPWGPGAAAQHARRWGDLEHTLAALEGRRLVRRERGRLVLTAEGRRLADFLEEHLPELESYFRQLLRRVIREDKGRTPAGGREAVGNARPQRPVALAPEPGGARELDLPATVLAAARRWLQGRERPRAFTSSDLVYTAPKRRRQRRIVLVLDSSASMAGDRLRAARFLAEHLVLATRDKVAVIPFQEQDVLVPGGFTGHLETIERQLLALKAYGLTPLAKALRETIAFVRGNRVRRPFIVLITDGIPTVPLAAGDPAQDALEVAREMARLRLELTCIGLDPNRRFLEELCHRAGGRLHIIEEMEPGTLARLVHKELVQQR
- a CDS encoding magnesium chelatase; this translates as MHTYTSLVRHAGNEELFLFAELSILGLARGWPVHVHVEGLRGTGKTTILRAARAILPPLTRIRGCPYNCDPLAPHCPLHAGLSREEIAALGTETIPAPFLEISHAAKIGTVVGTLDLKRLTDADHPEAALLPGTLPQAHRGVVFVDEINRLADTAPELTDILLDVMGTKPGRVQIEENGLPPVAVPLQVSVWATSNPDEDPGPLADIRRQLSDRFDFVVQMGRPGRPEEILAILNAGLTTSSPWRTEGQDGERTRWLTGRAARLDRLALEGGILAQLADLYLRHHLESLRAVEALKLGALLHAAWRGAGAVEACDVAAVAAAALRHRTRAEDLRAVLAYLEQPSASEGIEAAGVLAEKGRATRAAPMQSRPQAAEALRRTWKQGPRWWWSLQDRWRQLLGARGAGRGSGGGGQGGGPRGEGGGRFPNPLDLPLVAPPRPARPLTELETEEAVTVIEGKAGSTNDTE
- the secF gene encoding protein translocase subunit SecF, with the protein product MRIDFMGRSKLWIALSALVILIGLAALFLRGLNLGIDFEGGTLLQLRFEKTPTTNEIRTALADYGLQKSGVQLSGGNTALIRTRDLSDQERQNVLTGLKTKLGNYEILRVEKVGAVVSQELRNNAFLALTIASLLMLVYITLRFEFKFAVAGILALIHDVLITVGLFALFQVEIDSTFVAAILTIVGYSINDTIVVFDRIRENLKKRRKEPLAELVNTSIRETLTRSINTSLTTLFTVLALLFFGGETTKVFALAIFIGLTSGTYSSIFIASPIWYLWRRGELDHGTPAAARS